One Phycisphaera mikurensis NBRC 102666 DNA window includes the following coding sequences:
- a CDS encoding peptidoglycan recognition protein family protein, which translates to MPDAPARWLLPALLLVAPAVLAEPAPAPSIVMRERWGGEEVEYPEALRHEPATVLLHHAGVAWRAGADPAASMRGLLRFSREEKGWPDVPYHFVVAPDGRIFEGRDLRYAPDTNTSFDPTGYVNVELLGNFEEQRVNATQLDAAVRVVAWLADRLEMPTADLATHAGVAPGQTSCPGADFLRYLDGGSFHAAVDAARAGEPVEIEVLPPLPDGPQAFAEAEEPAVPKRSAN; encoded by the coding sequence ATGCCCGACGCCCCCGCCCGCTGGTTGCTCCCGGCGCTCCTGCTCGTCGCCCCCGCCGTGCTCGCCGAGCCGGCGCCCGCGCCGTCGATCGTGATGCGGGAACGGTGGGGCGGCGAGGAGGTCGAGTACCCCGAGGCGCTCCGTCACGAGCCGGCCACGGTGCTGCTCCACCACGCGGGCGTGGCGTGGAGAGCGGGCGCCGACCCCGCCGCCTCAATGCGGGGCCTCCTCCGCTTCAGCCGCGAGGAGAAGGGCTGGCCGGACGTGCCGTACCACTTCGTGGTCGCGCCCGATGGCCGGATCTTCGAGGGGCGGGATCTGCGGTACGCCCCGGACACGAACACGAGCTTCGACCCGACCGGGTACGTGAACGTGGAGCTGCTCGGCAACTTCGAGGAGCAACGCGTGAACGCGACGCAGCTCGACGCCGCGGTCCGCGTGGTCGCCTGGCTGGCCGACCGGCTGGAGATGCCGACCGCCGACCTCGCCACCCACGCCGGCGTCGCCCCCGGGCAGACCTCCTGCCCGGGCGCCGACTTCCTGCGCTACCTCGACGGCGGGAGCTTCCACGCCGCCGTCGACGCCGCCCGGGCGGGCGAGCCGGTGGAGATCGAGGTGCTCCCGCCGCTGCCGGACGGGCCGCAGGCCTTCGCGGAGGCGGAGGAACCGGCGGTTCCGAAGCGCAGCGCGAATTGA
- a CDS encoding glycoside hydrolase family 10 protein — MQDLPLCGFLLACLTLGIGSAAAAPAGSSADNPALAVRSAETRQDRGTEAPEEFRAAWVATVANIDWPSKPGLATRRQKEELLDLLDDAQEIGLNALIFQIRPHADALYPSELEPWSPYLSGTMGEAPRPAWDPLALAIEEAHARGIELHVWLNPYRAGHPDYEGGYPENHVSKTMPDAVHKLGDSGMWWIDPSHPGAKAHTLAVIEDVLTRYDVDGLHLDDYFYPYPSYLKGFPGGQFPDEKNHAAYRKRGGELSRDDWRRDQVNTLVREISELVGRVKPDARFGISPFGLPREGSVPFIRGFDQYEKLYADVALWLREGWVDYLAPQLYWPIEKPEQSFTELLRWWHANNPKGKDVYAGLYTSRLLGDEPGYRDTEIPLQVRWSRLLTPEGLQPGHIHFSMTALQQNPRGLVEKLRPLYDEPARKD, encoded by the coding sequence ATGCAAGACCTCCCGCTCTGCGGCTTCCTCCTCGCCTGCCTCACGCTTGGGATCGGCTCCGCCGCGGCGGCGCCCGCCGGCTCGTCCGCCGACAACCCGGCGCTGGCCGTGCGGTCGGCGGAGACCCGCCAAGACCGGGGCACGGAGGCCCCCGAGGAGTTCCGCGCCGCCTGGGTCGCGACGGTGGCGAACATCGACTGGCCTTCCAAGCCCGGCCTCGCCACGCGGCGTCAGAAGGAGGAGCTGCTCGACCTCCTCGATGACGCCCAGGAGATCGGCCTCAACGCGCTCATCTTCCAGATCCGCCCGCACGCCGATGCGCTCTACCCCAGCGAGCTGGAGCCGTGGTCGCCGTACCTCTCGGGCACGATGGGCGAGGCGCCGCGGCCGGCGTGGGACCCGCTCGCTCTCGCGATCGAGGAGGCGCACGCCCGCGGCATCGAGCTGCACGTCTGGCTGAACCCGTACCGGGCCGGGCACCCCGACTACGAGGGCGGCTACCCCGAGAACCACGTCAGCAAGACGATGCCCGATGCGGTGCACAAGCTCGGCGACTCGGGCATGTGGTGGATCGACCCCTCCCACCCCGGGGCGAAGGCCCACACGCTCGCGGTGATCGAGGACGTGCTGACCCGCTACGACGTCGACGGGCTGCACCTCGACGACTACTTCTACCCCTATCCCTCCTACCTGAAGGGCTTCCCGGGCGGGCAGTTCCCCGACGAGAAGAACCACGCCGCGTACCGCAAGCGCGGCGGCGAGCTCTCGCGGGACGACTGGCGGCGCGACCAGGTGAACACGCTGGTCCGCGAGATCTCCGAGCTCGTCGGGCGCGTGAAGCCCGACGCCCGCTTCGGCATCAGCCCCTTCGGGCTGCCCCGCGAGGGGAGCGTCCCGTTCATCCGAGGCTTCGACCAGTACGAGAAGCTCTACGCCGACGTGGCGCTGTGGCTCCGCGAGGGCTGGGTCGACTACCTCGCCCCGCAGCTGTACTGGCCGATCGAGAAGCCCGAGCAGTCGTTCACCGAGCTGCTCCGCTGGTGGCACGCGAACAACCCCAAGGGCAAGGACGTCTACGCCGGGCTCTACACCTCGCGCCTGCTCGGCGACGAACCGGGCTACCGCGACACCGAGATCCCGCTGCAGGTTCGCTGGAGCCGGCTGCTGACACCCGAGGGCCTCCAGCCCGGCCACATCCACTTCTCGATGACCGCGCTGCAGCAGAACCCCCGCGGGTTGGTCGAGAAGCTCCGGCCGCTGTACGACGAGCCTGCGCGGAAGGATTGA
- a CDS encoding type II secretion system protein, which yields MKPATPLRSAPMGFTLIELLVVISIIALLIGILLPALGAARSSARDMQCLSNTRQVAIAATAYATDNKDYSVRATSNGAFTADNITEYWSGKLVIGEYGATVEMYQCPVFEPDPSFTFDPYDGSALGAMLANPGHINWRMIDYGTNWYTVSGRRSYARPGETGQQAAARSIQTYNLADASNTIFVADSWYEAFAGAANQRGIYVIGGIPTNGGGVHARHGNQTINIGYMDGHASAFGVEDIRFNQPGGPWDPDNLGALYIPATSAATTPQNQWDEE from the coding sequence ATGAAGCCAGCCACGCCCCTCCGCTCCGCCCCGATGGGCTTCACGCTCATCGAACTCCTCGTGGTGATCTCGATCATCGCGCTGCTCATCGGGATCCTGCTGCCGGCGCTCGGGGCGGCGCGGAGCAGCGCGAGGGACATGCAGTGCCTCAGCAACACGCGGCAGGTCGCCATCGCGGCCACCGCCTACGCCACCGACAACAAGGACTACAGCGTCCGCGCGACTTCGAACGGCGCCTTCACCGCGGACAACATCACCGAGTACTGGTCCGGCAAGCTGGTGATCGGTGAGTACGGCGCGACCGTCGAGATGTACCAGTGTCCGGTCTTCGAGCCGGACCCCAGCTTCACGTTCGACCCCTACGACGGGTCGGCGCTGGGGGCGATGCTGGCCAACCCCGGCCACATCAACTGGCGGATGATCGACTACGGCACCAATTGGTACACGGTCTCGGGTCGACGGAGCTACGCGCGCCCCGGGGAGACGGGCCAGCAGGCCGCCGCCCGCAGCATCCAGACCTACAACCTCGCCGACGCGAGCAACACGATTTTCGTGGCGGATTCCTGGTACGAGGCCTTCGCCGGCGCAGCCAACCAGCGCGGGATCTACGTGATCGGCGGCATCCCCACCAACGGTGGCGGCGTGCACGCGCGGCACGGGAACCAGACGATCAACATCGGGTACATGGACGGCCACGCCTCCGCCTTCGGCGTCGAGGACATCCGCTTCAACCAGCCCGGCGGTCCTTGGGACCCCGACAACCTCGGAGCCCTCTACATCCCCGCGACGAGCGCCGCGACCACGCCCCAGAACCAGTGGGACGAGGAATAG